The following proteins come from a genomic window of Gimesia chilikensis:
- a CDS encoding cupin domain-containing protein, with amino-acid sequence MQESTQKKYHVADFAQIEGTACPCGTARRAFADVDDFPGTLHVTEISETAELHYHRKLTETYYFLECGEDAQMQLDDEIIPVHAGMSIVIPPGVRHRAIGTMKIINIVFPKFDPADEWLD; translated from the coding sequence ATGCAGGAATCGACTCAAAAGAAATATCACGTTGCTGACTTCGCTCAGATCGAAGGGACCGCTTGCCCTTGTGGGACTGCCCGCCGCGCATTTGCTGATGTGGATGACTTTCCCGGAACCCTGCACGTTACCGAGATCTCAGAAACAGCTGAGCTGCACTATCATCGCAAACTCACAGAGACGTACTACTTCCTGGAGTGTGGTGAAGATGCTCAAATGCAACTCGATGACGAAATCATCCCTGTACACGCCGGAATGTCTATCGTAATACCTCCCGGGGTCCGTCATCGCGCTATCGGCACCATGAAAATCATCAACATCGTTTTTCCGAAGTTCGACC
- a CDS encoding Gfo/Idh/MocA family oxidoreductase, with product MVRIGIIGLGPYWEQRYEPVLRMMDQRIQIKAVYDPVRSRAEQVSSQWNAAVASGIEALTTRYPVDAFLLLNSEWMNHYPLKVLSQQHRPVYIAGSLGEDLNLLGEIHERATDQLVTLMPEFSRRYSQATSRFFELVVTRLGKPVSIHLQTCRPAADQQVDIPGQKNETDFLVGLIDWCCYVMRTKPVKVHSSFHSDSSIQSEDHWRIKIEFLPDPVTAAERFALIDIKQHQQSTDSLYPRHQVRCRNGHAEFHSPDEIHWENDTETMTESLKSDRQELEVMLDHFCRRAVGGIIPVANIRDVCQAIRLVQLARCSLESGTPQIYQVD from the coding sequence ATGGTCAGAATTGGAATAATAGGGCTCGGCCCATATTGGGAGCAGCGCTATGAACCTGTCCTGCGGATGATGGATCAAAGAATCCAGATCAAAGCCGTCTATGATCCGGTGCGCAGTCGAGCGGAACAGGTTTCATCTCAATGGAATGCAGCGGTCGCCTCAGGGATTGAGGCATTGACGACCCGGTATCCCGTTGACGCTTTCCTGTTGTTAAATTCGGAATGGATGAATCACTATCCATTGAAGGTGCTGAGTCAGCAGCATCGCCCCGTGTATATTGCCGGCAGTCTGGGAGAAGATCTGAATCTCCTGGGGGAAATTCATGAGCGGGCAACCGATCAACTGGTGACATTAATGCCGGAATTCAGCCGTCGTTATTCCCAGGCCACCAGTCGCTTTTTTGAACTGGTTGTCACACGGCTTGGTAAGCCGGTTTCGATCCATCTGCAAACCTGTCGGCCTGCGGCTGATCAACAGGTGGATATTCCGGGACAGAAAAATGAAACTGATTTTCTGGTCGGATTAATCGACTGGTGTTGTTACGTTATGCGCACCAAGCCGGTTAAAGTCCATTCCAGTTTCCATTCAGACTCGAGTATTCAGTCAGAGGATCACTGGAGAATTAAAATCGAATTTCTACCAGATCCGGTCACTGCTGCCGAGCGTTTTGCACTGATTGATATTAAACAACATCAGCAGTCGACTGACTCACTTTATCCCCGACATCAGGTTCGTTGCCGCAACGGTCACGCAGAATTTCATTCACCGGATGAGATCCATTGGGAAAATGACACAGAAACGATGACGGAATCACTAAAAAGTGACCGTCAGGAACTGGAAGTCATGCTGGATCACTTTTGTCGCAGAGCTGTGGGCGGGATTATTCCAGTGGCAAATATCAGAGATGTCTGTCAGGCAATCCGGCTGGTTCAACTGGCCCGCTGCAGTCTGGAATCAGGGACGCCTCAGATCTATCAAGTCGATTAA
- a CDS encoding hemolysin family protein: MVPLVITVLIALILFSGLLGFSLRDFSRSRLETLCTEAGVPDRFSEILRSHPTVLLAADICYLTGVILLSIILTRLYIHIPAEFNSLVITAQFAAELLLGLLTAILVMLTLPWTLARIAGEQFLQRSWPVVRWIPVFLSPVTWLSWKIDEFSHRLAGKEENKNGREANISEEILSVVEEGARGGILESEAGKMIQRVMELQDEDVGAIMTQRMDMEYISVSATLDEALLKFIDVGHSRIPVIGESTDDIVGILYARELLKHYSKENQNLNSADQLTIKDLMFTPFYIPETTGIDSLLETMQKEHVHMAIVIDEYGGVAGLVTMEDVLEEIVGDIVDEFDEEEEQMIFELGENLVEVDARVHIDDLNEQYDYGLPEGKDFDTIGGFVITQFGKVPLPGETMTWQQLRIEVIESDERRISKLRIELDPSLMEEIDADV; this comes from the coding sequence ATGGTCCCGCTGGTTATTACCGTACTCATCGCCTTGATCCTGTTTTCAGGGTTACTGGGCTTTTCTCTGAGAGATTTCTCTCGCAGCCGACTGGAAACACTTTGTACTGAGGCGGGAGTCCCAGATCGATTCAGCGAAATTCTACGTTCACACCCAACCGTCCTGCTGGCCGCTGATATCTGCTATCTAACTGGAGTTATTCTCCTCTCAATTATCCTGACGCGACTGTATATACACATACCGGCCGAATTCAATTCACTGGTTATCACTGCCCAGTTTGCGGCTGAATTACTGCTAGGCCTTTTGACTGCCATTCTGGTTATGTTAACTCTTCCTTGGACTTTGGCCCGCATTGCGGGAGAACAGTTCCTGCAGCGTTCCTGGCCCGTGGTACGCTGGATACCCGTTTTCCTGAGCCCCGTCACGTGGCTGTCCTGGAAAATCGATGAGTTCTCACACCGCCTGGCAGGGAAAGAAGAGAACAAGAACGGCCGTGAGGCAAACATCAGTGAAGAAATTCTCTCGGTAGTGGAAGAAGGAGCCCGAGGAGGCATTCTGGAGTCGGAAGCTGGCAAAATGATCCAGCGGGTGATGGAACTGCAGGATGAGGACGTCGGAGCTATTATGACCCAGCGAATGGATATGGAATACATTTCCGTATCTGCAACTCTGGATGAAGCGCTGCTCAAATTCATCGATGTAGGACATTCCCGGATCCCTGTAATTGGAGAATCTACAGACGACATCGTCGGCATTCTCTATGCCCGGGAACTTCTTAAACATTACTCCAAAGAAAATCAGAACCTGAACTCAGCAGACCAGCTCACGATCAAGGATCTGATGTTTACCCCCTTCTATATCCCTGAAACAACTGGAATCGATTCTCTGCTGGAAACCATGCAGAAAGAACATGTTCACATGGCAATCGTCATCGACGAATACGGCGGAGTAGCGGGTCTCGTCACCATGGAAGATGTTCTTGAAGAAATCGTGGGGGATATCGTCGATGAATTTGACGAAGAAGAGGAGCAGATGATTTTTGAACTGGGTGAAAACCTGGTGGAAGTCGATGCCCGTGTCCATATTGATGACCTGAATGAACAATATGATTATGGGCTGCCTGAAGGCAAAGACTTTGATACGATTGGAGGATTCGTAATCACCCAGTTCGGTAAAGTCCCGCTACCGGGAGAAACCATGACCTGGCAACAGTTGCGGATTGAGGTCATCGAGTCGGACGAACGCAGAATCAGTAAACTACGTATCGAACTTGACCCCTCTCTGATGGAAGAAATCGACGCTGACGTCTAG
- a CDS encoding PhoH family protein translates to MSEATLSFSDPDQIPVLLGTHDCHIRQIQDALGVNVVHRGDELRIIGDDSQLQKSLRIFSELRAIIEKTGQLKNEQVQTALFGGNSSSKQEKQTPDSTPSAIDLYEKSRKVHPRTPGQSEYIKSILEHDLVFCTGPAGCGKTFLAVAMAINALRTEQVRKIVLVRPAVEAGEKLGFLPGDMLAKVNPFLRPLLDALGSLLDYEQVSRYMENDIVEVVPLAFMRGRTLDNTFIIMDEAQNTTVTQMKMFLTRMGMGSKIVVTGDVSQIDLPPDVSCGMTDAINRLRNIKGVGLTQLKNEDIVRHRLVGEIVKAYQNEDIS, encoded by the coding sequence ATGTCAGAAGCCACACTTTCTTTCTCTGATCCTGATCAGATCCCGGTTCTGCTGGGAACCCATGATTGTCACATCAGACAAATTCAGGATGCACTGGGTGTGAACGTCGTTCATCGAGGCGACGAATTACGAATCATCGGCGATGATTCGCAACTCCAGAAATCACTTCGCATCTTTTCCGAGTTAAGAGCCATCATCGAAAAGACCGGCCAGCTCAAAAATGAGCAGGTACAAACAGCCCTGTTTGGTGGAAACTCCAGCAGCAAGCAAGAAAAACAGACCCCGGACTCGACGCCTTCGGCGATTGATCTCTATGAAAAGTCACGAAAAGTACATCCGCGAACTCCGGGGCAGTCTGAATACATCAAGTCGATCCTGGAACACGACCTGGTATTTTGCACAGGTCCAGCAGGGTGTGGTAAAACTTTCCTGGCGGTCGCAATGGCTATAAACGCCCTCCGCACGGAGCAGGTCCGCAAAATCGTGCTGGTACGGCCGGCGGTCGAAGCTGGTGAAAAGCTGGGATTCCTTCCGGGCGACATGCTGGCCAAGGTCAATCCATTTTTACGTCCGCTCCTGGATGCTCTGGGCAGTCTGCTCGACTATGAGCAGGTCAGTCGTTACATGGAAAATGATATCGTAGAAGTCGTGCCGCTGGCTTTTATGCGTGGTCGGACTCTGGACAACACATTTATCATTATGGACGAAGCTCAAAACACAACAGTGACCCAGATGAAAATGTTCCTGACCCGTATGGGAATGGGATCCAAAATCGTGGTCACAGGCGACGTCTCCCAGATCGACTTGCCCCCCGATGTCTCATGTGGCATGACGGATGCCATCAATCGCCTGCGAAACATAAAAGGCGTCGGACTTACTCAGTTAAAGAATGAAGACATTGTGCGTCATCGACTGGTAGGTGAAATTGTCAAGGCTTACCAGAACGAAGACATCTCCTGA
- a CDS encoding TIGR00300 family protein, which yields MGDTTDKPSDLQKQSSLSVSEEIELQGHIIDSLLLPKILDEITVLGGDFSIDEISIGHSRSDSSRAQIKVTAPDDETLQTILTQIAQHGAVPLEQHDCLLAQADMGGAFPEGFYCTTNQKTEIRVDGNWIPVSLQEMDCGIVVSKDHKSAHCLPMADVQEGELVVLGTRGTRVFPIDRGAPEVAGFSFMNSTVSSEKPKGVTVREIAAEMRRAKQGAGKILVVAGPAVVHTGSRAYFSELIREGYVNLLFAGNALATHDIEESFYGTSLGISMEHGGSSEEGHEHHLRSINRIRRLGSIQNAVEQGVLTSGIMYECVKNQVPFLLAGSIRDDGPLPDVITDTVDAQRKMRELLEGVSFCLMIATTLHSIAVGNLLPASVRVVCVDINPATVTKLADRGTFQTVGLVTDVEPFLRVLLDEINKGS from the coding sequence ATGGGTGATACAACCGATAAACCATCCGATCTCCAGAAGCAGAGTTCACTCAGTGTCAGCGAAGAAATCGAATTACAGGGCCATATCATCGATAGTCTGCTCCTGCCCAAGATTCTGGATGAAATTACAGTTTTAGGTGGCGATTTCTCGATTGATGAGATTTCAATTGGTCACTCCCGGTCTGACAGCAGTCGGGCCCAGATCAAAGTCACGGCCCCCGACGACGAAACGCTGCAGACAATCCTGACTCAGATTGCCCAACATGGGGCCGTTCCCTTGGAACAGCATGACTGTCTTCTGGCACAGGCTGACATGGGTGGTGCATTCCCGGAAGGGTTCTATTGCACAACCAATCAGAAAACCGAGATCCGTGTAGATGGAAACTGGATTCCGGTATCGCTCCAGGAAATGGATTGTGGCATCGTGGTGAGTAAAGATCATAAATCAGCTCATTGCCTGCCGATGGCTGATGTTCAGGAGGGTGAACTGGTCGTGCTGGGTACCCGGGGCACACGTGTCTTTCCCATAGATAGAGGTGCACCGGAAGTTGCCGGTTTTTCATTCATGAACAGTACTGTTTCAAGTGAGAAACCCAAGGGAGTTACCGTCCGTGAAATCGCCGCCGAGATGCGACGCGCGAAACAGGGGGCCGGAAAGATACTGGTGGTCGCCGGTCCTGCGGTTGTACATACCGGGAGTAGAGCTTATTTCAGCGAGTTAATCAGGGAAGGGTATGTCAATCTGCTGTTCGCCGGGAACGCTCTGGCCACCCACGACATCGAAGAATCGTTTTATGGGACCAGCCTGGGAATCTCGATGGAACATGGTGGATCCAGTGAAGAAGGTCACGAACACCATTTACGTTCAATCAACCGGATTCGTCGTCTGGGTAGTATTCAGAATGCAGTCGAGCAGGGGGTCTTAACATCAGGGATCATGTATGAATGCGTGAAGAATCAGGTCCCCTTCCTGCTGGCGGGGAGTATTCGTGACGATGGTCCTTTACCCGATGTCATCACTGATACGGTCGATGCGCAGAGAAAAATGCGTGAACTGTTAGAGGGAGTCTCTTTCTGTCTGATGATCGCTACCACTCTGCATTCGATTGCTGTCGGGAATCTGTTACCGGCCAGTGTCAGAGTGGTCTGTGTGGATATTAACCCGGCCACTGTCACTAAACTGGCAGATCGCGGCACGTTTCAGACAGTCGGGCTGGTTACTGATGTGGAACCTTTTCTCAGAGTGCTGCTCGATGAAATCAATAAAGGATCGTAA
- the xerC gene encoding tyrosine recombinase XerC, giving the protein MHDAIDSFLRYLDIERNASELTLKSYSEDLGSLLEYLTEYEETLLSPDQIGISELRRYVAYLHECQYEKTTIARRLACLRSFFRYCCREGFTQTNPAKPLRTPRTGRKLPHFLTTDQIGALLEAPPANQKMGLRDRAILETLYSAGLRVSELVALNVSDWDQDANIIRVLGKGRKERIAPIGSYAAKALQRWTAEREGKPESHPDADALFLNRLKTRLTSRSVGRMLEKYLLQTGLDKKTSPHTLRHSFATHLLDGGADLRSVQEMLGHKSLTTTQIYTHVSTARLRETYEKAHPHAQNQYKKR; this is encoded by the coding sequence CTGCACGATGCGATTGATAGTTTCCTCAGGTATCTCGATATCGAGCGAAATGCATCTGAACTGACCTTGAAATCGTATTCAGAAGACCTGGGAAGCCTGCTGGAATATCTGACCGAGTACGAAGAGACGCTACTATCGCCCGATCAGATCGGAATCAGCGAATTACGACGTTACGTCGCGTACTTACATGAGTGTCAGTACGAAAAGACTACGATTGCCAGACGCCTGGCGTGCCTGCGGAGTTTTTTTCGTTACTGTTGCCGCGAAGGATTCACTCAAACGAATCCGGCCAAGCCGCTACGAACTCCGCGGACCGGAAGAAAACTGCCTCATTTTTTAACAACAGATCAGATTGGTGCCCTCTTGGAAGCGCCACCTGCCAATCAGAAAATGGGCTTAAGAGACAGAGCCATTCTGGAAACCCTGTATTCAGCAGGGCTGCGTGTTTCCGAACTCGTTGCACTCAATGTAAGCGACTGGGATCAGGATGCAAATATCATCAGAGTGCTTGGAAAAGGCCGCAAGGAACGTATTGCTCCCATCGGCAGTTATGCCGCCAAAGCACTCCAGCGCTGGACAGCAGAACGTGAGGGTAAGCCAGAATCTCATCCTGATGCGGATGCTCTTTTTCTGAACCGGCTAAAGACGCGACTGACATCCCGTAGCGTCGGCCGGATGCTGGAGAAATACCTGCTGCAGACAGGTCTGGATAAAAAGACCAGCCCACATACACTGCGGCACAGCTTCGCTACACATCTGCTGGATGGCGGCGCCGATTTGCGAAGTGTTCAGGAAATGCTGGGACACAAAAGTCTGACAACCACACAGATCTATACCCACGTCAGCACCGCCCGCCTGCGTGAGACCTATGAAAAAGCTCACCCGCATGCCCAAAATCAATATAAGAAACGCTGA
- the ybeY gene encoding rRNA maturation RNase YbeY translates to MNTTDQYQIDIQNSQNLLAINEPQLQDAVRYLLESEQVIQAEISLAIVDNPTIRELNQQYLSHDYDTDVLSFLLECSQDESLDQSVIRGAGKSIEGEVIISAEMAISMAEQYHWSAADEFLLYVVHGLLHLCGYDDLSEDELKVMRAREQQIFDRWKLQIPRREE, encoded by the coding sequence ATGAACACAACCGACCAGTATCAGATCGATATCCAGAACTCTCAAAATCTGCTCGCGATTAATGAGCCCCAGCTTCAAGACGCAGTCCGCTACCTGCTGGAGTCAGAACAGGTAATCCAGGCAGAGATCAGTCTGGCGATTGTGGATAACCCCACAATCAGGGAATTGAACCAGCAATATCTGTCACACGATTATGACACCGACGTGCTCAGTTTTCTGCTGGAGTGCTCCCAGGACGAAAGTCTGGACCAATCAGTCATCAGAGGAGCAGGGAAGTCGATAGAAGGTGAAGTCATTATCTCAGCAGAGATGGCGATTTCCATGGCCGAACAATACCACTGGTCCGCTGCAGATGAATTTCTACTGTATGTCGTGCACGGATTGTTGCATCTGTGTGGTTACGACGACCTGTCGGAAGATGAATTAAAAGTGATGAGAGCCCGCGAACAGCAGATTTTTGATCGCTGGAAATTACAGATTCCTCGCCGTGAAGAGTGA
- a CDS encoding HD family phosphohydrolase: MAFFGPKRSRTALAASLRDSSKLSSRLRELLSNRGTLSRLSVCLLTILILMVAVESWKAPFPYRLGMYSEHGILASVSFEVANPIETDRERTQKESEVPYYFIQNPILIDNLPKLLREDLKAIADAKSLDELNSDARAELGLTPSRRLEQFVDQFPEESEQTFAELKSQVSSPDSNDTKKIDAIIEDFTKLIAPLKTYGIVNENDLTKHQIRPGDKIEIVYKDTGEQKKVTTFDIRLPDQLSANSVIGREWSKFPKLDSMKSALSHWIYFQAPTTLVYDAARTQTERKQARQDVEEVYDTFQRGTVLVEPGQLIEDNQLALLRAEYETKEKAVPYYERVVRVSFIFLMFIVLAVLNGYHLLRNKRAVARTVSRLSIYLSVIVLTVFLGRILSYDPWRAEVLPLVVTVMVFAIVYDQIMAILTALSLSLILCLSTGSSLGHFVVLMSISSVAVTSLATVSSRSTLIKLGFGMGLTYFLVYWGINLINSQELSNGLIDQQVLWESLQGAGWCLAAGYLVAGSLPFIESLFGVVTDISLLEMSNVSHPLLQELVRRAPGTYNHSISMATIGEAAADKIGANGLLVRVAAYYHDIGKMLKPQYFIENMVVGSESLHDNLAPAMSTLIIIGHVKDGVDLARQHNLPQPIIDFIEQHHGTTLVEYFFREAEKQADQSPDHKTDAEESSFRYPGPKPQTREAGVMMLADAVESASRTLSDPTPKRIKSLVHSLVMKRLLDGQFNECSLTLSEINIVEESLVKSLIGIYHGRIKYPEERSA, from the coding sequence ATGGCTTTTTTTGGTCCTAAAAGATCCCGAACGGCGCTTGCTGCCAGTTTGCGTGATTCTTCCAAACTAAGTTCGAGGCTGCGCGAATTACTGAGCAACCGGGGTACACTGTCCCGTCTCAGCGTCTGTCTGCTGACTATCCTGATTCTGATGGTCGCAGTCGAAAGCTGGAAAGCACCTTTTCCCTACCGATTAGGCATGTACTCCGAACATGGGATTCTTGCCAGTGTTTCGTTTGAGGTAGCTAATCCCATCGAAACCGACCGGGAACGGACGCAAAAAGAGTCTGAGGTCCCGTATTACTTCATTCAGAACCCCATCTTGATTGATAACCTTCCCAAACTTCTGAGAGAAGACCTGAAAGCCATCGCCGATGCCAAATCACTGGATGAACTGAATAGCGATGCCCGTGCTGAACTGGGTTTGACCCCCTCACGTCGGCTGGAACAGTTTGTAGATCAGTTCCCGGAAGAATCTGAGCAGACCTTTGCAGAATTGAAGTCACAGGTCTCCAGTCCTGACTCCAACGATACAAAAAAAATCGACGCAATCATTGAGGATTTTACAAAACTCATTGCACCACTCAAGACCTATGGGATTGTTAACGAAAATGATCTGACGAAACACCAGATTCGCCCCGGTGATAAAATCGAAATCGTTTACAAAGACACGGGAGAACAGAAGAAGGTAACCACCTTTGATATCCGGCTGCCTGATCAGCTCTCTGCAAACAGCGTGATCGGTCGTGAATGGAGTAAATTCCCCAAACTGGATTCCATGAAGTCGGCTCTGTCTCACTGGATTTACTTCCAGGCTCCTACAACACTGGTTTACGATGCTGCCCGAACCCAGACAGAACGAAAACAGGCAAGGCAGGACGTTGAAGAGGTCTACGACACTTTCCAGAGGGGCACAGTTCTGGTCGAACCTGGCCAATTGATCGAAGACAATCAGCTGGCTCTGCTACGAGCAGAGTACGAAACGAAAGAAAAAGCGGTCCCCTATTATGAGCGGGTTGTACGAGTCAGTTTCATTTTTCTGATGTTTATCGTACTGGCAGTCTTAAACGGATATCATCTGCTGAGAAATAAAAGGGCTGTTGCCAGAACCGTCAGCAGATTGAGTATCTATCTGAGCGTCATTGTCTTAACCGTGTTTCTGGGTAGGATTCTTTCCTACGATCCCTGGCGTGCAGAAGTACTGCCTCTGGTAGTCACCGTAATGGTCTTCGCGATCGTCTATGACCAAATCATGGCGATCCTGACAGCGTTGTCGTTGTCATTGATACTTTGTCTTTCCACGGGAAGCTCGCTGGGGCATTTCGTGGTATTAATGAGTATCTCCTCAGTGGCGGTTACTTCGCTGGCCACAGTCTCATCCCGCTCCACTTTAATCAAACTTGGTTTCGGCATGGGATTGACCTACTTTCTGGTCTACTGGGGAATCAACCTAATCAACAGTCAGGAGCTTTCCAACGGCCTGATTGATCAGCAGGTCCTCTGGGAAAGCCTGCAGGGAGCAGGGTGGTGTCTGGCAGCAGGTTATCTGGTTGCCGGAAGTCTTCCCTTTATTGAGTCTCTCTTTGGCGTAGTAACGGATATCAGCCTGCTCGAGATGAGTAATGTTTCGCACCCACTACTGCAGGAACTGGTCCGTCGAGCACCAGGTACCTATAACCATTCCATCTCGATGGCTACAATCGGTGAAGCAGCAGCAGACAAAATCGGTGCAAATGGATTACTGGTCCGTGTTGCCGCCTACTACCATGATATCGGCAAGATGCTCAAACCCCAGTACTTCATCGAAAACATGGTCGTTGGGAGTGAAAGTCTACACGACAATCTGGCCCCGGCGATGAGTACCCTGATCATTATCGGCCATGTCAAAGATGGCGTCGACCTCGCTCGTCAGCACAATCTACCACAGCCGATCATCGACTTCATTGAACAACACCACGGCACCACGCTGGTTGAGTATTTTTTCCGTGAGGCGGAAAAACAGGCCGACCAGAGTCCTGATCACAAAACCGATGCAGAAGAGTCATCCTTCCGCTATCCCGGCCCTAAACCGCAGACTCGCGAAGCAGGGGTCATGATGTTAGCAGACGCCGTGGAAAGCGCCAGTCGAACCTTAAGTGACCCAACTCCGAAACGGATTAAGTCTCTGGTCCATTCACTGGTGATGAAACGGTTGCTGGACGGACAGTTTAACGAATGTTCGCTGACATTGAGTGAGATTAATATTGTCGAAGAATCCCTGGTGAAATCTCTGATTGGGATCTATCACGGACGCATCAAGTACCCCGAAGAACGTTCTGCATAA
- the dusB gene encoding tRNA dihydrouridine synthase DusB: MNQTLPPKPAFRPAVCYGTLKLESRYLLSPLAGYTNLPFRRIVRELGGVGLATTDLVNARGLLEGSEKTLQLIQTCPEDSPFAVQIFGSKPEYMRDAAQLLESRGVDSIDINMGCPVNRIVKGGAGASMMCRPSDTVSLVQTVVDAVRIPVTVKMRLGWDDSDLSAPFFAREFEQVGIVAVAIHGRTREQGFKGTVNHDGIRQVVEAVESIPVIGNGDVTSIADADFMLKTTGCAGVSIGRGALANPWIFRQLVQWEQTGDCYPPGNFDERLELLLRQFRYLLEMTTENRAISMFRKMGHWYLKSMRVKPALRHEFQCAQTLADFDQAIRNIASQGPTSGSRTGTLPDMHIPVPGGPVERW, translated from the coding sequence ATGAATCAAACTTTACCCCCTAAGCCTGCGTTTCGTCCTGCCGTCTGTTATGGGACGCTGAAGCTCGAGTCGCGATATCTGCTTTCTCCTTTAGCAGGCTATACAAATTTACCTTTTCGACGAATTGTCAGAGAACTGGGTGGTGTTGGGCTGGCAACCACCGATCTGGTGAATGCACGGGGCCTGCTGGAAGGAAGTGAGAAAACGCTTCAGTTGATTCAGACCTGTCCAGAGGACTCTCCCTTTGCAGTGCAAATCTTCGGCAGTAAGCCGGAATACATGCGGGATGCAGCACAGTTGCTTGAGTCCCGCGGGGTCGATTCCATCGATATTAATATGGGTTGCCCGGTGAATCGGATTGTCAAGGGGGGCGCCGGGGCCAGTATGATGTGTCGCCCCAGTGACACAGTTTCCCTGGTGCAGACTGTAGTAGATGCTGTCAGAATTCCCGTCACAGTCAAGATGCGACTCGGTTGGGATGATTCTGATTTATCAGCCCCCTTCTTTGCCAGAGAGTTTGAGCAGGTGGGAATCGTGGCAGTTGCCATCCATGGTCGTACTCGCGAGCAGGGGTTTAAGGGAACTGTAAATCATGATGGCATCCGACAAGTCGTAGAAGCTGTAGAGTCCATTCCCGTAATCGGCAATGGTGATGTCACCTCGATTGCGGATGCGGATTTCATGCTGAAAACGACAGGTTGTGCAGGGGTATCGATTGGACGCGGAGCACTGGCAAACCCATGGATCTTCAGGCAGCTCGTGCAATGGGAGCAGACAGGAGACTGTTATCCCCCGGGTAATTTTGATGAGCGGCTTGAACTCCTCTTAAGGCAGTTTCGCTATCTGTTGGAGATGACCACCGAGAATCGGGCGATCTCCATGTTTCGGAAAATGGGGCACTGGTATTTGAAATCGATGCGCGTCAAACCGGCATTGCGGCATGAATTCCAGTGTGCCCAGACACTAGCAGACTTTGATCAGGCGATCCGCAATATTGCGTCGCAAGGACCTACTTCCGGATCGCGGACAGGCACATTACCTGATATGCATATCCCCGTGCCTGGTGGGCCGGTGGAACGCTGGTAA